One Streptomyces formicae genomic window, GGCGGCGGCGACGGTGGTACGCCCGGCGCCGCCGGGGCCGGTGACGAGGAGGGTGCGCATAAGGGTGAACCGTACGTCAGCGGTGTCGGAGGACGCCGAGGGCGTCAGCTCACGCCTTGCTCGTCTCCACCCGCTGCTTGAGGCCCGCCAGGGCGCGGTCGATGATGACCTTCTCGGCCTTGCGCTTGATCATGCCGAGCATCGGGATCTTGACGTCGACGGTGAGCCGGTAGGTGACCTCGGTGCCGGAGCCCGCGGGCTTCAGGAGGTAGGAGCCGTCCAGGGAGCGCAGCATCTGCGACTTGACGAGGGTCCAGCTGACCTCGTCGTCGCCGGTCCAGGTGTAGCCGAGGGTCTGGTCGTCCTTGATCG contains:
- a CDS encoding SRPBCC family protein, which codes for MAEHTSSSITIEAAPAEVMGVIADFARYPDWTGEVKEAEVLATDEQGRAKQVRLVMDAGAIKDDQTLGYTWTGDDEVSWTLVKSQMLRSLDGSYLLKPAGSGTEVTYRLTVDVKIPMLGMIKRKAEKVIIDRALAGLKQRVETSKA